The proteins below come from a single Bacillus horti genomic window:
- a CDS encoding CapA family protein: MISYKKGLLLLILLTLVLSGCSLLQSDHSQDSNIPSQEELNQANGDEEKKGNIVEEEPIDFEPIVSKVTLQAVGDMLISDSIISDAQQSDGTYDFTGMVARIKPYLQTADLAIVNQETIIGGVDLGLSGYPMFNSPVEVADMLVDTGFHVATLANNHTLDRGEEGILNALAYYQTLDILTTGAYVSEEDRNQTPLIEINDIQFAVLNYSYGTNGIPVPENKEYLVNLIDKELIERDVKQAIELADVTIVAMHWGNEYEIMPNEEQIELAQFMSDLGVDIILGTHPHVLQPPDWLTGESGNQTFVAYSLGNFLSSQDRLNRLIGGVVGVDVTKTIHEDRTEIELAAPSFLVTYNYYSNWRNFELFPMDEVTEDRLAGVNEEYEQIQQHLRTFIPDLTIVQSKDF; this comes from the coding sequence ATGATATCCTATAAAAAAGGGCTCCTACTATTAATTCTGCTAACTCTTGTTCTCTCAGGCTGTAGCTTGCTTCAAAGTGATCATAGTCAGGACTCGAACATCCCCTCTCAGGAGGAGCTGAACCAAGCTAATGGTGATGAAGAAAAAAAAGGGAATATCGTTGAAGAAGAACCAATTGATTTCGAGCCCATAGTTTCAAAAGTGACCTTACAGGCTGTAGGAGATATGCTCATTAGTGATTCCATTATCAGTGATGCGCAGCAGTCGGATGGTACTTACGACTTTACAGGAATGGTGGCTAGAATTAAGCCGTATCTTCAAACGGCAGATTTAGCGATCGTTAATCAGGAAACGATAATAGGTGGGGTAGATTTAGGGTTATCAGGATATCCGATGTTCAACAGTCCTGTTGAGGTAGCTGATATGTTAGTCGATACAGGCTTTCATGTAGCTACTTTAGCTAACAATCATACATTGGATCGTGGTGAAGAGGGGATTTTAAATGCCTTAGCTTATTATCAGACTTTAGACATTCTAACGACTGGTGCGTACGTATCAGAGGAGGATCGTAATCAAACTCCCCTCATTGAAATCAATGATATTCAATTTGCTGTTTTAAATTATTCCTATGGTACAAACGGCATTCCTGTACCAGAAAACAAAGAATACCTCGTCAACTTGATTGATAAAGAGCTGATTGAAAGGGATGTCAAACAAGCGATTGAACTGGCAGACGTGACGATTGTAGCGATGCACTGGGGCAATGAGTATGAAATTATGCCTAACGAGGAGCAGATCGAGCTTGCTCAATTTATGTCCGATTTAGGAGTAGATATTATTCTAGGCACACATCCCCATGTTTTACAGCCACCAGATTGGCTTACTGGTGAATCAGGGAACCAGACTTTTGTGGCGTACTCATTAGGAAATTTTCTGTCATCACAGGATCGCTTAAATCGTTTGATCGGTGGCGTAGTAGGCGTAGATGTGACCAAAACGATCCATGAGGATAGGACAGAAATTGAGCTTGCAGCTCCTAGCTTTCTTGTTACCTATAACTATTATTCAAACTGGAGAAACTTTGAATTGTTTCCTATGGATGAAGTTACAGAGGATCGCTTAGCAGGAGTGAATGAGGAGTATGAGCAAATCCAGCAGCATTTGAGAACGTTTATTCCAGACCTGACCATCGTCCAATCTAAAGATTTTTAA
- a CDS encoding HesB/YadR/YfhF family protein: MEIKVTQPALHWFQREMDVKEKDAVRFFARYGGCSTVQSGFSIGVNKESPKEIGAQDTVGDVLFFIEKNDLWYFDGKNLTVKYNQKLDEIEYVYEEQS; the protein is encoded by the coding sequence ATGGAAATCAAAGTTACACAGCCAGCACTTCATTGGTTCCAAAGAGAGATGGATGTTAAGGAAAAGGATGCTGTTCGTTTTTTTGCTAGATATGGTGGATGCTCCACCGTTCAAAGTGGATTTTCAATAGGAGTTAACAAGGAAAGTCCCAAAGAAATCGGGGCACAGGATACGGTAGGAGATGTCCTGTTTTTTATTGAGAAGAATGATTTATGGTACTTTGATGGGAAGAATTTGACCGTTAAATATAATCAAAAGCTAGATGAGATTGAATATGTTTATGAGGAACAATCTTAA
- a CDS encoding ABC transporter ATP-binding protein yields MFSIFKKLGWFFKQHKKRYITAISLLIFVSVLDIIPPKLIGDAIDYIISGNMTSERLTELLLFYGGLLITSYVVTYVWMYQLFGGAFLVERIMRSRLMRHLINMTPTFYEKNRTGDLMARATNDLKAISMTAGFGILTLIDSTVFMAAIIVTMVVLINWKLTLAALIPLPIMAFLINKYGKKIHDRFMKAQSAFGDMNDNVLESIAGVRVNRAFVQEKADVERFKNMTNDVYNKNIEVAKIDSLFEPSIKVLVGFSYIIGLGYGAYLIFQNEITIGELVSFNVYLGMLVWPMFAIGELINVMQRGNASLERVQETLAYEQDVQDHPEPKYVSVPQTIEFKNVSFRYPSAHEDQLKEISFTLDRGQTLGVVGKTGSGKTTLLKQFIREYPLDRGEIVISNASLDRIPIDRVLSWVGYVPQEQILFSKTVQENIVFGKDEATEQDVQRALVQASFEQDIQLLPEGLNTLVGEKGVALSGGQKQRVSIARALLVNPEILILDDAMSAVDGKTEAKIMSHLRQEREGKTTLISTHRLTTVKHADWIIVLDDGKIVEEGTHDQLMHLEGWYKTQYEKQQAESSKEVM; encoded by the coding sequence GTGTTTTCAATATTTAAGAAATTAGGCTGGTTTTTTAAACAGCATAAAAAGCGATATATAACGGCTATTTCATTACTTATATTTGTATCTGTTCTCGATATTATACCTCCAAAATTAATCGGAGATGCGATTGATTACATTATTTCTGGCAATATGACCTCAGAGAGACTAACAGAGCTACTGTTATTTTATGGCGGATTATTGATTACCAGCTATGTTGTCACATACGTTTGGATGTATCAGCTATTTGGTGGTGCTTTTCTAGTAGAGCGGATCATGCGTTCAAGGTTAATGAGACATTTAATTAATATGACTCCTACCTTTTATGAGAAAAATCGTACGGGAGACCTTATGGCTAGAGCTACCAATGATCTTAAAGCTATCTCCATGACGGCCGGCTTTGGAATACTAACTTTAATTGATTCTACAGTTTTTATGGCTGCCATTATTGTAACAATGGTTGTATTGATCAATTGGAAGCTTACTTTAGCAGCGCTAATTCCCTTACCCATTATGGCGTTTCTGATCAACAAATACGGGAAGAAAATTCATGATCGCTTTATGAAGGCACAATCTGCATTTGGTGACATGAATGACAATGTATTAGAATCGATTGCGGGTGTCCGAGTTAATCGTGCTTTTGTACAAGAGAAAGCTGACGTAGAACGCTTTAAAAATATGACTAATGATGTGTACAACAAAAATATTGAGGTAGCCAAGATTGATTCCTTGTTTGAGCCGAGTATTAAGGTGCTAGTAGGATTCAGCTATATTATTGGCTTAGGCTATGGAGCATATCTTATTTTTCAAAATGAAATAACCATTGGAGAGCTAGTTTCCTTTAATGTCTATTTAGGAATGCTCGTTTGGCCAATGTTTGCTATAGGTGAATTAATTAATGTGATGCAAAGAGGAAATGCTTCCCTTGAGCGTGTGCAAGAGACATTAGCTTATGAGCAGGATGTACAGGATCATCCTGAGCCAAAGTATGTATCTGTACCTCAGACAATCGAGTTTAAGAATGTTAGCTTTCGTTATCCATCAGCTCATGAGGATCAGCTTAAGGAGATTTCTTTTACTCTAGATAGAGGTCAAACCTTAGGGGTAGTGGGTAAAACTGGGAGTGGTAAGACAACTTTATTAAAGCAATTTATAAGGGAGTATCCATTAGATCGAGGAGAAATTGTAATTTCTAATGCTTCTTTAGATAGAATTCCTATTGATCGAGTTCTAAGCTGGGTGGGCTATGTTCCGCAGGAGCAGATTTTATTCTCCAAAACAGTCCAAGAAAATATTGTATTTGGAAAGGACGAAGCAACGGAGCAGGACGTTCAGCGTGCTTTAGTGCAGGCCTCCTTTGAGCAGGATATTCAGCTGCTACCTGAAGGATTAAACACTCTTGTGGGAGAAAAAGGTGTAGCCCTGTCGGGTGGACAGAAGCAACGTGTCTCTATTGCACGTGCCTTACTGGTTAATCCTGAAATTCTTATCTTAGATGATGCCATGTCAGCTGTTGATGGAAAAACGGAAGCAAAGATTATGTCTCATTTGCGACAGGAACGAGAAGGGAAAACAACTCTCATTTCTACACATCGTCTTACAACGGTGAAGCATGCCGATTGGATTATCGTTTTAGATGATGGCAAAATAGTGGAAGAAGGAACACATGATCAGTTGATGCATCTTGAGGGATGGTATAAAACTCAATATGAAAAACAACAGGCTGAAAGCAGCAAGGAGGTGATGTAG
- a CDS encoding ABC transporter ATP-binding protein produces the protein MSNQAKDSVQYEVVSEESRKKTTRLLFQYALRYKKTIAIALILLTVAVVAELAGPFLAKRLIDNHIVGVDSYPWHITTEQGTDTVEYGGSLYKRSDRMSAGEASLGEARILQVGKTFYFLEGSIDFDGERRIAGNKMIIRNGEQEVSYDVTPLSLSELTSFYQPEIKYIVQLLAIYLGLLIFASFFQYGKSYLLQVAANRIIQNIRLDVFQHIQKVPIQYFDNLPAGKVVSRITNDTEAIRELYMKVLAVLFTSVIYMTGVFVALFLLDPTLASITLLVVPFLIVWFILYRKFASRYNHIIRSRLSDINGKINESIQGMRIIQVFRRKKATNDEFTAMNDEHFKYQNKLLSLNALTSHNLVHTLRNIAFVVMIWYFGGASLGVGAVISVGLLYAFVDYLNRLFNPVTDVVNQLAVLQQAQVAAERVFELLDEPGEEVAEGEIERYQGDVSFKNVWFAYKEDEYVLKNISFEAKQGETIALVGHTGSGKSSIMNLLFRFYDPNKGSIVIHNQDIKNMPKQHLRSHMGIVLQDPFLFTGSIASNVSLHDPRISREQVMKALKEVGADSFIESLPQGYDEPVIEKGSTLSAGQRQLISFARALAFNPAILILDEATANIDSETEALIQDALEVLKKGRTTFIIAHRLSTIVNADQIIVLERGEILERGTHLDLLKLRGKYYQMYQMQLGQTGKELELTEQVSM, from the coding sequence ATGTCAAATCAAGCAAAGGATTCAGTACAATATGAAGTAGTGAGTGAGGAGAGTAGAAAGAAAACAACTAGACTCCTTTTTCAATACGCCTTACGCTATAAAAAGACAATTGCTATCGCTTTGATTCTCTTAACGGTTGCTGTTGTAGCAGAGCTAGCTGGTCCTTTTTTAGCCAAAAGGTTAATTGACAATCATATTGTAGGTGTTGATTCCTATCCTTGGCATATCACGACAGAACAAGGGACTGATACTGTTGAATATGGCGGAAGCTTGTACAAACGGAGCGATCGAATGTCCGCTGGAGAAGCTTCATTAGGAGAAGCACGTATCCTACAGGTTGGAAAGACATTCTACTTTCTCGAAGGCTCCATTGACTTTGATGGAGAACGCAGGATAGCTGGTAACAAAATGATTATCAGAAACGGAGAGCAAGAGGTGTCATATGATGTGACTCCTTTAAGCTTAAGTGAGCTTACTTCTTTTTATCAGCCGGAGATAAAATATATTGTTCAGTTACTAGCGATTTATTTGGGATTGCTCATATTTGCTTCATTTTTTCAGTATGGAAAATCTTATTTGCTTCAGGTAGCTGCAAATCGAATCATTCAGAATATCCGATTAGATGTGTTTCAGCACATTCAAAAAGTACCGATCCAATACTTTGATAATCTGCCAGCAGGTAAGGTAGTATCTAGAATAACAAATGACACGGAAGCGATAAGAGAGCTTTATATGAAGGTTCTTGCTGTATTGTTTACAAGTGTTATCTATATGACGGGAGTATTTGTTGCCTTATTTCTTTTAGATCCTACTCTAGCATCTATTACCTTACTTGTTGTACCTTTTCTTATCGTATGGTTCATTCTATACCGTAAGTTTGCGTCAAGATACAATCATATCATTCGCTCACGCCTAAGTGATATAAATGGTAAAATCAATGAATCTATTCAAGGAATGCGAATTATACAGGTATTTAGACGTAAGAAAGCGACAAATGATGAATTTACAGCTATGAATGACGAGCATTTTAAATATCAAAATAAACTCCTTAGCTTAAACGCATTAACGTCTCATAACCTAGTTCATACGTTACGGAATATCGCCTTTGTCGTCATGATTTGGTATTTTGGTGGAGCATCATTAGGAGTTGGAGCGGTCATTTCTGTTGGATTGCTGTACGCTTTTGTTGATTACCTCAACCGATTATTTAATCCAGTAACTGACGTAGTCAATCAGCTAGCTGTACTACAGCAGGCACAGGTAGCTGCTGAACGTGTATTTGAGCTTCTTGATGAGCCAGGTGAGGAGGTAGCAGAGGGTGAGATTGAACGCTACCAAGGAGATGTTAGCTTTAAAAACGTGTGGTTTGCTTATAAGGAAGATGAATACGTATTAAAGAATATCTCATTTGAAGCAAAGCAAGGGGAAACGATAGCCTTAGTTGGACACACTGGGTCTGGAAAAAGCTCGATTATGAATCTTCTATTTCGCTTTTATGATCCAAACAAGGGAAGCATTGTGATTCATAATCAAGATATTAAGAATATGCCTAAGCAACACCTGCGCAGTCACATGGGCATCGTTCTACAGGACCCGTTTTTATTTACAGGTTCCATTGCTTCAAACGTAAGCTTACATGATCCGAGGATTTCAAGAGAGCAGGTTATGAAGGCTTTGAAGGAGGTTGGAGCTGATTCTTTTATTGAATCTCTCCCACAAGGCTATGATGAGCCCGTTATTGAAAAAGGAAGTACACTTTCGGCAGGGCAACGCCAATTAATTTCCTTTGCACGCGCCTTGGCCTTCAATCCAGCTATTCTGATCCTTGATGAAGCAACAGCGAACATCGATTCAGAGACAGAAGCATTGATCCAGGATGCCTTAGAGGTATTGAAAAAGGGAAGAACAACGTTTATCATTGCCCACCGTCTATCCACGATTGTGAACGCTGATCAGATTATTGTTCTTGAACGCGGGGAGATTCTGGAGCGTGGAACACATCTTGATCTACTGAAGCTTCGTGGTAAGTATTATCAAATGTATCAAATGCAGCTTGGGCAGACTGGGAAGGAATTAGAGCTGACAGAGCAGGTATCTATGTAA
- a CDS encoding YfkD family protein, translating into MKKKVLVLICTVLLCCLFSPTQPILGATNKIKIPESVKDISRVNTYPNSDIDPEYVEPSSSTTELLKTCEYDIANPNLIRLLNESNIKTTKLSVGFHANIYLGNWALDYQSKETSVNWEYKEANLNKLDNLHGRDKVDLTYLQNEEYTVLGGLTTEVHAEEDVRKLMIAAAKKNTGLNLAFKSKIGKGTKHEVLMKVPVGKLGYLHAFVPAASERGIVTYGEVYLDVKGSQKKIIIKNVTQKGVGAWIPVQDKLSFKYMLSSKYK; encoded by the coding sequence ATGAAGAAAAAAGTACTTGTATTAATCTGTACCGTTCTTTTATGCTGTCTATTTTCTCCTACTCAACCCATTCTTGGGGCGACAAATAAAATTAAAATTCCTGAATCCGTAAAGGATATTTCAAGAGTAAATACGTACCCCAACTCCGACATTGATCCCGAATATGTCGAGCCTAGCTCTTCTACAACTGAGCTACTTAAAACCTGTGAGTATGACATTGCCAACCCTAATCTGATTCGCCTGCTCAATGAAAGCAACATTAAGACTACAAAGCTATCTGTAGGCTTTCATGCTAATATCTATTTAGGTAATTGGGCCTTAGATTATCAATCAAAAGAAACATCAGTGAATTGGGAGTACAAGGAGGCCAATCTGAATAAGCTCGATAATTTACATGGGCGTGATAAGGTTGATCTAACCTATCTGCAAAATGAGGAGTACACCGTGCTCGGTGGGCTTACAACTGAGGTACATGCTGAGGAAGATGTAAGGAAACTAATGATTGCTGCGGCAAAGAAAAACACAGGCTTAAATCTAGCCTTTAAGAGCAAAATAGGAAAGGGAACAAAACATGAAGTGCTGATGAAGGTTCCAGTGGGCAAGCTTGGATATTTGCATGCCTTTGTACCTGCTGCAAGTGAAAGAGGAATTGTCACATACGGAGAAGTTTACTTAGATGTTAAAGGCTCTCAAAAGAAAATCATTATTAAAAATGTAACACAAAAAGGTGTAGGTGCCTGGATTCCTGTTCAAGATAAGCTTTCGTTTAAATACATGCTGTCGTCGAAGTATAAGTAA
- a CDS encoding YuzF family protein produces MNAQDGLSYYREVSPELISSIDPYVYQALQSLKGKKVVVETVRGSVRGNVQDVKPDHVVVQAHGSSFYIRTAQIVWVMPT; encoded by the coding sequence ATGAATGCTCAAGATGGATTAAGCTATTATCGAGAGGTTTCTCCAGAGCTGATAAGCTCGATTGATCCTTACGTCTATCAAGCCCTACAAAGCTTAAAAGGTAAAAAGGTAGTGGTTGAAACGGTCCGTGGGAGTGTCCGCGGGAATGTTCAGGATGTGAAGCCAGATCATGTTGTCGTTCAGGCACATGGTTCTTCTTTTTATATTCGTACGGCTCAGATTGTATGGGTTATGCCAACCTGA
- a CDS encoding manganese catalase family protein, producing the protein MFKRINKLLIPLPEPEYPDANAAAAVQELLGGKYGEMSTLNNYLFQSFNFREKKKLKPFYDLVASITAEEVGHVELVSNTINLMIKGTTFPGDPDITPMQNAKDKRNSHHFTFSAQTSLPVDSMGRPWTGENVFTSGNLVLDLLHNFFLECGARTHKMRVYEMTNHPVAREMIGYLLVRGGVHILAYAKALEIATGVDVTKMLPIPNLSNKAFEHARKFEEQGVHRKLYTFSDQDYKDIVLIWKGQHPEDGQSLEVIQGTPQGAPIPDLEEIPEEFAPGISKDDFMEIAKRLQRSAGI; encoded by the coding sequence ATGTTCAAACGAATCAACAAGCTACTTATTCCACTGCCAGAGCCAGAATATCCGGACGCAAATGCGGCAGCTGCTGTTCAAGAGCTGCTTGGTGGAAAATATGGTGAGATGTCTACCTTAAACAATTATTTATTTCAATCTTTTAATTTTCGTGAAAAGAAAAAGCTGAAGCCCTTTTACGACTTAGTAGCAAGTATTACGGCTGAAGAGGTGGGGCATGTTGAGCTTGTCTCAAATACAATTAATTTGATGATTAAAGGAACTACTTTTCCAGGTGATCCAGACATTACTCCTATGCAAAACGCCAAAGACAAACGCAATTCTCATCACTTCACCTTTTCAGCGCAAACTTCCCTACCTGTCGATTCTATGGGTCGACCTTGGACTGGAGAGAATGTATTTACGAGTGGAAACCTTGTGCTTGATCTCTTGCATAACTTCTTTCTTGAATGTGGGGCTAGAACACATAAAATGAGGGTTTATGAGATGACAAATCATCCAGTAGCTAGAGAAATGATTGGCTATTTGTTAGTACGAGGGGGAGTCCATATTCTTGCCTATGCGAAGGCATTAGAAATAGCTACGGGTGTAGATGTTACTAAAATGCTTCCTATCCCTAACCTAAGTAATAAAGCATTTGAGCATGCTCGGAAATTTGAGGAGCAAGGCGTTCATCGAAAGCTATATACGTTTAGTGATCAGGATTATAAAGATATAGTTTTAATTTGGAAAGGTCAACACCCTGAGGATGGGCAATCTTTAGAAGTTATCCAAGGAACACCACAGGGAGCTCCAATTCCTGATTTAGAAGAAATTCCAGAGGAGTTTGCCCCGGGGATTTCTAAGGATGATTTTATGGAAATTGCTAAGAGATTGCAGCGTTCGGCGGGGATATAA
- a CDS encoding stage VI sporulation protein F: MNLFNNIEKSAKVDMKEILKLANSLKGADFKDEKTIRNVITQVSKIANTPVSKEKEEKIIKAIKENKVPSDLGSISKMLKK, translated from the coding sequence ATGAACCTTTTCAATAATATCGAAAAGTCAGCAAAAGTAGATATGAAAGAGATTCTAAAGCTTGCTAACAGCTTAAAGGGAGCAGACTTTAAAGACGAAAAAACGATAAGAAATGTAATTACACAGGTTTCAAAAATAGCAAATACACCTGTTTCAAAAGAAAAGGAAGAGAAGATTATTAAAGCAATAAAAGAAAATAAGGTCCCTAGTGACTTGGGATCCATTTCAAAAATGCTAAAAAAATAA